The Solanum lycopersicum chromosome 2, SLM_r2.1 DNA window ATTGTTCGTCATCTTGACCAAGGGATATGGGCATATCGAGATAACATAGAATGACAAACAAAATGACAGTTGTGTGGAGATCTGAGAGCATTTTTTGGGAGCAAATTCAGTCCTTTTAAAACTGCTAATACTTGCACTTGACAGGAGTAATATTGTCGACTTTTCATATCTTTGTAGTAACATTAAAGTCAAGCATTGACTCTTGGGAGTATGACTTGGTCTAAGTTGGCTGTAAAACCGTTTGAACATTACTTTTACCAAACACAACATATCCCAAGGGACCCAACTCAAATAACCTACCAAAGCAGTTTGGAAAAAATCATACCAAGAAAAGAGCGCCCTGCAAATAATAGGAGATACACTAGATAATGTAAATTctcattcacttttttttttgtacatgaATCACTTTGATGCACATTGGGTAGAACGCAGGTGCATTAATTGGTGAACTCGATGCTTTTTTGGCTACTATAAGACTCAACTCAAATTTCTTGCGCTTAACACACACAATATATATCACTCTTTTACCACTGGACCAAATCCCTAAGACTGAGCGAAGGTTTATTAGATAAAGCTAAAACTGTTAAATTCGAACAAccaaaaccataaaaaaaaattgctaaggaaatattttcttgacaGTAAAATTACTCGGTAAACAGAGGTCCTAAATTGTCATTTTCTCTCCAGCTTAGTAGTCAATAAATATGACTCATTCAAAAAATCAAGAACAGCAAAAGAGAAAAAACCGTAGGTTGATTTATCTGTAACTTGTACCGCGGTGAACCGTCACCATCTCCACCTCTCTTTGTATGATTGTAATTCATTGGACTATTGGCAATAATGATATTTGGAACAAATATCAACTACTTTCACGCGCTTTATTCTGTTTCAACTTCTTATAACTTCCACGAAAAGAAAAGGAAGCTAAATAGACCAACTCTTTACAGCTAGTCACCAGCCTTTGACATATCATGTTGATGCCATGGAAGAGTCCTGGGAGATGACGGAAATATGACACTAGAGGTGTAGTTGACTACCTTGAGCAATATCATACAGCTaaaggagaaaagaagaagagattttgTTACAAAAATATGGAACGAATTTCCTTAGCAAACAGTTACACACAGGTGATGATACATGCAAGAGCTTCTGATACTACAGTTGCACATCTTGCATAATATACAAGTATGGAAGCTCATATGAGTATAAAACTACAAGCTTTTCATGTCAAAATGTTACATTTGATTATACAGGGGGAAAAGGGATGCACTAATTACTTTATTTCTCCCGCACCACTTTATATCTTGATGGCACAGATAACTCAACCATTTACACCTACAATTACGCTCACAGGAACTGCAGTTAATGCTCATCCCTTGTTTGCATAAACAGACACATGTTAACTTCCTCAGGTGATTAATTAATGGTGTTTTCCCTCTGTAATTTAGGAATCACCACACTAAGCCCTTTCTTCTCCTAAACCTGTCAACACGATCTGTGCTCATCCGCGACTTCTCAGGTTTGTTTGACTTCTTAGTCTTTTCAAGTCGACTATCCAAACTGTTCCTTGAAATTTCAGGAAGATCAGGTTTCAGGTCAAACGTGTCGGTGGTACTACCACTTTCGGCAGGTTTACTCTGATTTTCAGACTCTGTTGATGCTTTCTGGGGGCCATTAGCAGCAGGCTTCGGTTTGCCAAGACCAAGAACAAATTTCTTTAGATGTTTGATATACTCTGGGTAAAGTTCAAGATTGCAGTGTCCACCTCCATTTATCCACAAAGGTTCATATTTTTCGTTACATAGCTCCCACAGCTGTTTCCCATGGGAGTAGTCAACAACTTCATCCGCTGTTCCCTATACACGTGTTAAAATTCTTTGAGTAAAATGTTCAAAAACAGAACCTTTGGGAGGCACAAGGCAGAAAGTGTCTAAAGTAGTTTATTAACAGGTAAAGAATTAGAATCGTTGGGAGGTACAAACACATAGAGGATCTACAGTTATTAAATTAACCAGTAACAGGACAGTTGCCCCGCCATCTATCCTGGACCCATCTATACTGTGAGGTATTTGTAAATAGATTGAATTTGAAAGAGATTGCTAATTATGGAGTAGAAGTATAAAAGATTGGATAAGAAGGAAAACTTACATGAATGACGAGAACCGGACAATTCACTGCACTAATCTTGTCAATGTTCTGAAATTAATTGGAGTAATGGAATCAGATTTTACAAGTGGAGATGGAAAAGCATTACGTACAGATAACCACTGAGAGTGTTTTACCTTGTATATGTCAAACCAATATGTCCGCTTGACAGGGTACAAAACTCTTACACCAGACAATATTGGACTATGTAAAACAACACCTCGTAAATTGGGTACTCGTGATGCAAGATCAACAGTTGGGCCACTGCCAACAGATTGACCATAGATTATTAACTGTTCATCTTTGACCTCATATTGCTCCTTTAAGCATTTATATACTGCATCAATGTCCGCGTATGTATTACATTCAGATGGCTGTTTCAGAGAAAGGAtgatttcattataatttaaacaacaaacagCAACAACGGAATAGACCCATATGAATACCAAATGAGTTCCTAGAGCAAGCAATGAATGAAAAATCCAAGATTAAGAACTGAAACTTTCTTATATACCTGTGTCAGGTCTCACACATATTTGTTAATAACATTAAGCAGAAAACTATATAAAGACAGATTAAGATGTTTTGACGCACAAAGCAACATTCTAATTAAAGTTTGACCAGTGTTGTCAAAAGTGCACTTAGCCCTGAAGCGAGGCTCAAAACGTGTTGAGGCGCTTTGCCTCGCTTAATCTTCATCAAGGTTCTAAGACATACTCTTCCTAGTCAATAAGCCTCTTGTGAAGAGGCGACACTAAACAATCAATACTTTACTTTACGTGAATTGTCtttaacttttttgttcatatatatccttcattcatgcttataattattaGCTTGAACTaatcatatatatttgaaattttctcaCTTTGCGACCTTTTTCATTATCTCACACTTTATTTGCACTTCGAGAGTTCTTTTGTGCTTTTTGGTTTAAATAACACTGAGTTCCACATGGCCAAATAAAGTACCATGGTTGCCAGCATCTAGAAACTAAAGAAATGAGGTAATAACAAAGAATTGTTTAGGTTTGGAAGCCATGCATAAGATTTAAGAATGTACAAAAACCTCGATCCAATTACAGATATAAACTTTtccttctaaaaaaaatttctaaggaAGTCCAACCCAAATTGGTAAAATATTAATGGCTCTAGCTCTTCCTGCATCAGCAGAACTTCGACAAGGCATATGTTTTTCACCTTATCGTATGTATAGATAGTAAGCATTATCAATATTCCCTTGAAAAGATGCTTGAGGGACAACAAAATGCATACTGAAAGGTCTCCCCAAATCTGGTAAGAAAATCAAGATATGTGATGCGTGCTGCAACATATCACATACATAACGTGACAGAggcagaagaagaaaaaaagaacaatatttCTTTCATATATGGATTTCATGAAGGGAACTAGGCTTAAATAAAATTCCAGTCACGGTTTGTCGTGGGAGTTCACTAAATGAAGAAGTGGATGATACATCACTGGTCATTGTACAAACAAGGCAAGCAAGCTCTTCCTTGAGAATTTAAAAATGAACGTTAAAGCTTTTAAGAGTTCATTGACAAACAGCTCCTGTTCTTAGACCGGTTACCGGTCAGGGTTATAGAGAATTTATGACTAAACACAAGCCCATTGCCAATACTACACCTTGGCATTCCTTCCTAGGAACGAAAAAACTTACTATTATAAGACAACAAAAATAAGCAATTAAGTCCAAAAAGTGCATTGCAGGGTTCAGATAATTTGACAGAACCAACTACGTGAACTAGTTTGGTTAGCTAGTGCTTCTAGTTGTGGTTCTAATGAGAAAGGAGAAACTAAGCTGAAGGTTAGGTAACATATGCGGTGGTAATGAAACAGATTAGATGTGTTCTATAATATCTGCCGAGTAATCAATGCTACCTTAAAATAATCAATGTTAGTGTGTTCTTGCAAATAATGCTTTCAAATTATACGACATATTCCTACCCCAGAcgcaaaaacaaaaagaaggtACAGAGGATAAAGGCGGAGCTGGACACACAGCCCACAGGTTTGGGGGGCAACTTAACTAAGAGAGCCAATCCATTTTGGGCAAGACAAAATAGCTGGTAGGGGAAGTCCCGTGTCTGAGCCGATTGGTCAGACGACGACTACTTCACTTATTGGTTTAGTATTAGCTGCCTTGTCCTTGTATGTTTGCAAGTGAGCAAAAAAGAATACCAGTCTTTATGTTTATTCGCGCATCACATAATCACCCAAGTGATATCCATATTAAATTGACTTGTTGATGTTGTAAAATAGATGAAAAACCATCTGTAATAATAGAGTACAAGTAACATCCAAACTTATCGTTTGGAAATGGTTCTTTTGCATTATTAGCATCAGTTAAGAGATTAATTTCCCTTGGCATTATATATCGTTGTCCAAATTTGGAGTGACAAATTACTGGAGCGATTACAGAGGATAAGATATCTGTTCTCTGACATCAAATTTTGCTTCAGAGAATCTTAGGAGTTGGGAGTTTAAGACCATATAGCAACATGGGTGACAAGTGGCGTTAAATGATTAATACGAGGCCTGAAGGAGAGGTGATATAACATTGACATCATCCATGGTCTTTATACTAAACTTCCATGTAAGAAATCTagagaaaatgtttttttttctttcaataaatAAGAAATCTACCAAAAATGAGCAAACGAACATTTTAAGAAAGAAACCTTCAATTTTTACATGAAGGTTGCATAAGAATTTCATAAATATGATATGCCCACatataaatcaaaacaaatataacaattatataGCTCAGGGATGAGGACGTTGACACCTGGATTCTACCATATCTAAGCAacatttacttttaatattcCGAAATTTTAATGCAAgtccaaaaaggtaaaatttaaAGTTCTACCATCACATTCGTCTATTAACAAGTATCATTGCAAGTTAGAGCTGGTTAATAAAGCCAGTTTTCAAAACAGATGTCATTTTTCTTCCTACTAATAATGTTATTATACACGTAACAAACTGAAACTGATGAAGGCAGTGAGGTTTTTCTCTTTGTCCCTGTTTTCTTTATGAAGACGGGGAACAAAAAGTTGCCAAGTATATATGACCAAGGAAGCAGGTATCTAACCTTTCCAGTTGATTGTCCATATCCAGAGTAATCATACCTAAACAAGAAACCATATGAGCAACGTCAGGAGGGTCTGAGAAATCAAACGGCAATCCTACTGTTTAGTTTGACATTAAAAAAGTTCTAGAATTGAAGCAAATGAAAGCTCAATTTACGAAACTAGAGAAAGACAGAGAGACCAGAGGGTTCAACCATAATATTAACTTCATCGGGGGTCTTTCAGATGCAACTCGCAATAGGTCAAATTGCACAGAAGATAGGAAATGATCACGAGTTACTAAAATCTAGTATAGAGTAAACTAGTAAAGCCAAACAAGCTGCTTGCTTGAATTGGACTCCTGGACCTCAAGCTTGGCTTTCTTCTAACGTCTACTTGTTCATCAAATTATTATCCACTAGTAATCATGTATCAACCATAGCATCAATGTTAGGAAAATACAgcacaaaaataacaatttcatGACATCTCCACATTATAGGAGAGTCCGTATAAATAGCCTAATGTTAGTCGCATTTCAGAAAATTAGCACGGTGTGTAACGCAGTACAGTTTAAAACAAACAACCTCAAATTTTCTCCAATTTCGTAAAATCTCAAAAAGAATTCTTAAAGCTAGGGAAGTCATGACACGGAGTAAAAACAGCTTATCACCTTACCGGAGAATCAAAACATACAGCATAAAGTAAGTCATGTTTCAGAAACACATTAGACTGTGTCATGCCCAATAAATTAAAGCAAACAACTTCAAACTTTTGTAAAATCTCAACAAAATTCTCAATTTGGAGTATGTTCTACTAAAGATGTCTTATTTCTGCTCAACTAAATGTCTTGGCCAAAAAAATGTTTAAGTATTTTACTTCCAACCTTTGCTcttattcaagaaaaaaaaaagtgatccaaatatgaaagttacaaaatctCAATTACTGCATAAGGTGTCTTTCCAATTGCTAGAttcaagaaaaagaacaaaaaaaaaaattaaaacagaaTTAGgacttaagagaaaaaaaaaagataagctTTAGCTCAGAATCAGATAACGGAAACAAAATTGAGAAACTAGGAAATAAAATTGTGGAAATTAAAAGGGAAGCTTAATTAAATTACCCCATGAGATTAACACGAAGACGGAGGCTCAATTCAACAAAGAGCTCAAACATCTGACCCAAATCAGCAGCATTACCATGAGAATACAGCATAGTAGCAGATGCCTTTGGATGCTTCACATGAACGGCCACGATTTCATTTCCACGGCGAGTACGAAGTTTCAAAAAGTCTACTCCATCTCTCCTAGCTACCTCAGGTATGCTAAACTTGCCGTCGTCGGGGACAACCGTGTAAGACGGCGGAGTCGGTGGGAAGAAGGCGAACTTAGCAGCGATGGAAGAAGTCACTCCTCCCATTATCTACAGTAACTTATCGTTACTGCACCAATCATAAAGCAGCCCCCTTTTCccttatcttcttcttcaggGCGGCGCGTGGAGGCCAAGAGAGGCGCGTGGGGGTTTGAAAATAAGGAATATGCTACGACTAATAAAAGGTTGTTGGAGGAAGAGGGGATATATTGTATAACGTTGGAGTTTTCGGATTTTATGTAAGACTTTATGACTCATAAGTATGGCCGTAACTCGTAAGATGATTTTAATAAtactttgaatttaaaatttaaaatttaaaataataattttaaaaattaattaaattgattcaTATAAAGCCAACCAGTAAagtaataagtttaattaagaaaagcttaaaataattaat harbors:
- the LOC101263660 gene encoding uncharacterized protein gives rise to the protein MGGVTSSIAAKFAFFPPTPPSYTVVPDDGKFSIPEVARRDGVDFLKLRTRRGNEIVAVHVKHPKASATMLYSHGNAADLGQMFELFVELSLRLRVNLMGYDYSGYGQSTGKPSECNTYADIDAVYKCLKEQYEVKDEQLIIYGQSVGSGPTVDLASRVPNLRGVVLHSPILSGVRVLYPVKRTYWFDIYKNIDKISAVNCPVLVIHGTADEVVDYSHGKQLWELCNEKYEPLWINGGGHCNLELYPEYIKHLKKFVLGLGKPKPAANGPQKASTESENQSKPAESGSTTDTFDLKPDLPEISRNSLDSRLEKTKKSNKPEKSRMSTDRVDRFRRRKGLVW